The Papaver somniferum cultivar HN1 unplaced genomic scaffold, ASM357369v1 unplaced-scaffold_107, whole genome shotgun sequence genome includes a region encoding these proteins:
- the LOC113327717 gene encoding tRNA threonylcarbamoyladenosine dehydratase-like gives MVEKLKHLALIGTGALLGSLSTVALLKLLSNQIPKLCSSSKATELITKSGGSGFDRNVGGEEGKGSLDLLNDEIVSEHLTRNIQFFGLESQQKISSAYVVVIGLGGVGSHAASMLLRSGVGRLLLVDFDQVSLSSLNRHAVATRADVGIPKALCLKKHFELIFPECQIEARVQLYDDSSEEEILSGKPDFVLDCIDNIDTKVALLVACVRRGLRVLSATGAGARADPTRIRIADLRESITDPLSRSVRSRLKKYHGIEGGIPVVFSMEKPKVKLLPFEGAAGKEEKPSDYQVVPGFRVRIIPVLGTVPAIFGQVMASYVLTTLAEFDVHTEPIVTLDTNHYTTLHHRLIEHEEIVYGSSMEVQVDVEDVMYIVKELWHGRSTRDREPGDVGRGMWRAVHELMLVRWDKTRPASVSNLILLRFKEAEEHEQTTLDDIKETEPDYFKRVASVLKRAEIEFGL, from the coding sequence ATGGTGGAGAAACTCAAACATTTAGCTTTGATTGGAACTGGAGCTCTGTTAGGGTCTCTCTCCACAGTCGCTCTTCTAAAACTCTTATCCAATCAAATTCCAAAGCTTTGCAGTAGTAGTAAAGCAACTGAGCTCATTACTAAAAGTGGTGGCAGTGGGTTTGACAGAAATGTAGGTGGAGAGGAAGGGAAAGGGAGTTTAGACCTTTTGAATGATGAAATTGTATCTGAACATCTTACTAGGAACATACAGTTTTTTGGGTTGGAGTCACAGCAGAAAATTAGCTCCGCGTATGTTGTTGTCATTGGTTTAGGAGGTGTTGGGAGTCATGCTGCTTCTATGCTGTTGAGGTCTGGGGTTGGGAGGTTGTTACTTGTTGATTTTGATCAGGTATCGCTTTCGTCATTGAATAGACATGCTGTTGCAACAAGAGCTGATGTTGGGATTCCGAAGGCGTTGTGTCTGAAGAAacattttgaattgatatttcctgAGTGTCAGATAGAGGCTAGAGTGCAATTGTATGATGATTCTTCGGAAGAGGAGATACTTTCAGGAAAGCCAGATTTTGTTTTGGATTGTATTGATAATATTGATACAAAAGTGGCACTTCTTGTTGCGTGTGTACGGAGGGGTTTGAGGGTTCTTTCTGCTACTGGTGCAGGTGCTAGAGCTGATCCCACACGTATTCGTATTGCTGATTTGAGAGAATCGATTACTGACCCTCTATCGAGATCAGTTAGAAGTCGATTGAAAAAGTATCATGGGATTGAAGGTGGAATACCTGTAGTTTTCTCTATGGAGAAACCTAAAGTGAAGCTTCTTCCATTTGAAGGAGCAGCTGGAAAAGAGGAAAAGCCGTCGGATTATCAAGTCGTGCCTGGGTTCAGAGTGCGGATCATACCTGTGTTAGGAACTGTTCCTGCAATCTTTGGACAGGTGATGGCCTCCTATGTGTTGACAACACTTGCAGAGTTTGACGTTCATACAGAGCCGATAGTGACTTTGGATACGAATCATTATACAACTCTTCATCACCGTCTCATTGAGCATGAGGAGATTGTCTATGGCAGTTCAATGGAAGTACAGGTGGATGTTGAAGACGTGATGTACATTGTCAAAGAGTTGTGGCATGGAAGAAGTACAAGAGATCGAGAGCCAGGAGATGTTGGAAGAGGAATGTGGCGAGCTGTGCATGAGTTGATGCTTGTGAGGTGGGACAAAACCAGGCCAGCATCTGTCTCTAATTTAATTCTTCTAAGATTCAAGGAGGCGGAGGAACATGAGCAGACGACACTTGATGACATAAAGGAAACTGAACCGGACTACTTCAAAAGGGTGGCATCTGTGCTGAAGAGAGCTGAGATTGAATTTGGGTTATAG